The Acetomicrobium sp. S15 = DSM 107314 genome segment GCTGAGCTCAAACGCTCCGGCGGCGATGGTTCCAATGTTATCCCTCGGCATTCCAGGTTCAGGTTCTACAGCTATTATGTTAGGAGTGCTGATAATTCATGGACTCAGGCCTGGACCGATGCTTTTTGTTACAAATCCAGATGTTCCATACTCGATTTTTG includes the following:
- a CDS encoding tripartite tricarboxylate transporter permease, which gives rise to MSWLSSNAPAAMVPMLSLGIPGSGSTAIMLGVLIIHGLRPGPMLFVTNPDVPYSIF